The proteins below come from a single Elgaria multicarinata webbii isolate HBS135686 ecotype San Diego chromosome 11, rElgMul1.1.pri, whole genome shotgun sequence genomic window:
- the LOC134407023 gene encoding zinc finger protein 34-like isoform X2, translating to MQESYETVISLAEEIAISWPRITAFTETRGRRGLAPGLEMEPEQGQLAPLQGQAAAAAASPAGFSEEGILPDFRRQLGVILQTVGKAQVEKMLRELVKEQEQQGRVRRRKRVTRNPRHGGDGTGGQNHLETPEELHAVTVEGPAIPSRKPPENELQVPLLCPGLVAGQKQSISGKILHGDARGCKNSLIHQQSPLGTRWAAGLESRESIGCSPLHMSRGSQDGGRVWPPFGERAQFFSGWQKPRCTQRRRRPPAGEKPHRCGPCRRTVVASPARSSSPSNSALAPLLDSGSETSPALPLNSAGPLSTQPSPGNPASAPPRKPHACEECGKRFRILANLERHQQRHAAEKPHQCRDCGRRFRWGCHLERHRRSRRCVECGGGLATPPPPPSPPPEPDRPYSCGECGRRFTQRSALSKHRRLHSGERPYGCGECGKRFLQRSDLTIHVRSHSGEQPYVCTECGRRFSVSSNLSKHRRMHRGERPHACTVCAKRFLQRSELLIHQRAHTGERPYPCTACGKRFARRAHLKRHQRTHGGVPATPAASRHPSARLLATSAVDTTPLLERQQHEHGGVPDALETRPHANTPAAGPTVFSAARGAASLGLPWALSSSARLPFCSSSL from the exons CGGAAGAAATTGCCATCAGCTGGCCCCGGATAACTGCCTTCACAGAGACCCGGGGGCGCAGAGGCTTGGCTCCTG GGCTAGAAATGGAACCCGAGCAAGGGCAGCTGGCACCTTTGCAGGgccaagcggcggcggcggcagcaagtcCAGCTGGCTTCAGCGAGGAAGGGATCCTGCCCGACTTCCGGAGGCAGCTCGGGGTGATCCTGCAGACTGTAGGCAAGGCTCAGGTGGAGAAGATGCTGCGGGAGCTGGtcaaggagcaggagcagcagggaAGAGTCAGGCGGCGCAAAAGGGTGACCAGGAACCCCCGGCACGGAG GTGATGGAACAGGTGGGCAGAACCACTTGGAGACCCCAGAGGAACTGCACGCTGTGACGGTGGAAGGACCTGCCATCCCATCCAGAAAGCCGCCTGAGAATGAGCTGCAAGTGCCTCTCTTGTGTCCAGGGTTGGTGGCAGGGCAAAAGCAATCCATTTCAGGGAAAATTCTTCATGGGGATGCCAGGGGGTGTAAGAACAGCCTCATCCATCAGCAGAGTCCTCTGGGGACAAGATGGGCGGCAGGCCTTGAGTCCAGGGAGAGCATCGGCTGCAGCCCGCTCCACATGAGCCGAGGCTCCCAGGATGGTGGGAGAGTCTGGCCACCTTTTGGTGAAAGAGCCCAGTTTTTTTCAGGGTGGCAGAAACCACGCTGCACCCAGAGACGCCGGCGCCCACCTGCAGGAGAGAAACCCCACCGCTGTGGGCCGTGCAGGAGAACCGTTGTGGCCTCACCAGCAAGATCTAGCTCACCTTCAAACTCTGCCTTGGCTCCTCTCCTGGACTCGGGCTCTGAGACGTCTCCTGCCCTGCCTCTGAACTCTGCAGGGCCACTGAGCACCCAGCCCTCACCGGGGAACCCAGCTTCAGCCCCACCCCGAAAACCCCACGCCTGTGAGGAGTGCGGCAAGCGGTTCCGAATCCTCGCCAACTTGGAGCGGCATCAGCAACGCCACGCTGCAGAAAAGCCTCACCAGTGCCGTGACTGCGGCCGGCGTTTCCGCTGGGGCTGCCACCTGGAGCGCCACCGGCGGTCGCGCCGCTGTGTGGAATGTGGCGGGGGGCTGGcaaccccgcccccgcccccctccccacccccggaacCTGACAGGCCCTACTCCTGCGGGGAGTGCGGGAGGCGGTTCACGCAGCGCTCGGCGCTCAGCAAGCATCGGCGGCTGCACTCGGGGGAGCGCCCTTACGGCTGTGGCGAGTGCGGGAAGCGGTTCCTGCAGCGTTCCGACCTCACCATTCACGTGCGCTCACATTCTGGGGAGCAGCCGTACGTCTGCACGGAGTGCGGCCGCCGCTTCAGCGTCAGCTCCAACCTCAGCAAGCACAGGCGCATGCACCGTGGGGAGCGCCCTCACGCCTGCACTGTCTGCGCCAAGCGCTTCCTGCAGCGCTCGGAGCTCCTCATACACCAGCGTGCCCACACTGGGGAACGCCCCTACCCCTGCACAGCCTGCGGAAAGCGCTTTGCTCGCCGGGCCCATCTCAAGCGCCACCAGCGCACCCATGGCGGCGTGCCCGCCACGCCTGCTGCCTCGCGTCACCCGAGCGCCCGCTTGCTGGCCACGTCTGCGGTAGACACCACGCCCCTTCTTGAACGTCAGCAGCATGAACATGGGGGCGTGCCCGACGCCCTGGAGACACGGCCCCACGCCAACACGCCAGCAGCTGGGCCCACGGTCTTCTCAGCAGCTCGAGGTGCTGCTTCCTTGGGCCTGCCCTGGGCCCTGTCCTCTTCTGCCCGCCTCCCCTTCTGCTCCAGCTCTCTCTGA
- the LOC134407023 gene encoding zinc finger protein 34-like isoform X1, which produces MQESYETVISLAEEIAISWPRITAFTETRGRRGLAPGLEMEPEQGQLAPLQGQAAAAAASPAGFSEEGILPDFRRQLGVILQTVGKAQVEKMLRELVKEQEQQGRVRRRKRVTRNPRHGVGDGTGGQNHLETPEELHAVTVEGPAIPSRKPPENELQVPLLCPGLVAGQKQSISGKILHGDARGCKNSLIHQQSPLGTRWAAGLESRESIGCSPLHMSRGSQDGGRVWPPFGERAQFFSGWQKPRCTQRRRRPPAGEKPHRCGPCRRTVVASPARSSSPSNSALAPLLDSGSETSPALPLNSAGPLSTQPSPGNPASAPPRKPHACEECGKRFRILANLERHQQRHAAEKPHQCRDCGRRFRWGCHLERHRRSRRCVECGGGLATPPPPPSPPPEPDRPYSCGECGRRFTQRSALSKHRRLHSGERPYGCGECGKRFLQRSDLTIHVRSHSGEQPYVCTECGRRFSVSSNLSKHRRMHRGERPHACTVCAKRFLQRSELLIHQRAHTGERPYPCTACGKRFARRAHLKRHQRTHGGVPATPAASRHPSARLLATSAVDTTPLLERQQHEHGGVPDALETRPHANTPAAGPTVFSAARGAASLGLPWALSSSARLPFCSSSL; this is translated from the exons CGGAAGAAATTGCCATCAGCTGGCCCCGGATAACTGCCTTCACAGAGACCCGGGGGCGCAGAGGCTTGGCTCCTG GGCTAGAAATGGAACCCGAGCAAGGGCAGCTGGCACCTTTGCAGGgccaagcggcggcggcggcagcaagtcCAGCTGGCTTCAGCGAGGAAGGGATCCTGCCCGACTTCCGGAGGCAGCTCGGGGTGATCCTGCAGACTGTAGGCAAGGCTCAGGTGGAGAAGATGCTGCGGGAGCTGGtcaaggagcaggagcagcagggaAGAGTCAGGCGGCGCAAAAGGGTGACCAGGAACCCCCGGCACGGAG TAGGTGATGGAACAGGTGGGCAGAACCACTTGGAGACCCCAGAGGAACTGCACGCTGTGACGGTGGAAGGACCTGCCATCCCATCCAGAAAGCCGCCTGAGAATGAGCTGCAAGTGCCTCTCTTGTGTCCAGGGTTGGTGGCAGGGCAAAAGCAATCCATTTCAGGGAAAATTCTTCATGGGGATGCCAGGGGGTGTAAGAACAGCCTCATCCATCAGCAGAGTCCTCTGGGGACAAGATGGGCGGCAGGCCTTGAGTCCAGGGAGAGCATCGGCTGCAGCCCGCTCCACATGAGCCGAGGCTCCCAGGATGGTGGGAGAGTCTGGCCACCTTTTGGTGAAAGAGCCCAGTTTTTTTCAGGGTGGCAGAAACCACGCTGCACCCAGAGACGCCGGCGCCCACCTGCAGGAGAGAAACCCCACCGCTGTGGGCCGTGCAGGAGAACCGTTGTGGCCTCACCAGCAAGATCTAGCTCACCTTCAAACTCTGCCTTGGCTCCTCTCCTGGACTCGGGCTCTGAGACGTCTCCTGCCCTGCCTCTGAACTCTGCAGGGCCACTGAGCACCCAGCCCTCACCGGGGAACCCAGCTTCAGCCCCACCCCGAAAACCCCACGCCTGTGAGGAGTGCGGCAAGCGGTTCCGAATCCTCGCCAACTTGGAGCGGCATCAGCAACGCCACGCTGCAGAAAAGCCTCACCAGTGCCGTGACTGCGGCCGGCGTTTCCGCTGGGGCTGCCACCTGGAGCGCCACCGGCGGTCGCGCCGCTGTGTGGAATGTGGCGGGGGGCTGGcaaccccgcccccgcccccctccccacccccggaacCTGACAGGCCCTACTCCTGCGGGGAGTGCGGGAGGCGGTTCACGCAGCGCTCGGCGCTCAGCAAGCATCGGCGGCTGCACTCGGGGGAGCGCCCTTACGGCTGTGGCGAGTGCGGGAAGCGGTTCCTGCAGCGTTCCGACCTCACCATTCACGTGCGCTCACATTCTGGGGAGCAGCCGTACGTCTGCACGGAGTGCGGCCGCCGCTTCAGCGTCAGCTCCAACCTCAGCAAGCACAGGCGCATGCACCGTGGGGAGCGCCCTCACGCCTGCACTGTCTGCGCCAAGCGCTTCCTGCAGCGCTCGGAGCTCCTCATACACCAGCGTGCCCACACTGGGGAACGCCCCTACCCCTGCACAGCCTGCGGAAAGCGCTTTGCTCGCCGGGCCCATCTCAAGCGCCACCAGCGCACCCATGGCGGCGTGCCCGCCACGCCTGCTGCCTCGCGTCACCCGAGCGCCCGCTTGCTGGCCACGTCTGCGGTAGACACCACGCCCCTTCTTGAACGTCAGCAGCATGAACATGGGGGCGTGCCCGACGCCCTGGAGACACGGCCCCACGCCAACACGCCAGCAGCTGGGCCCACGGTCTTCTCAGCAGCTCGAGGTGCTGCTTCCTTGGGCCTGCCCTGGGCCCTGTCCTCTTCTGCCCGCCTCCCCTTCTGCTCCAGCTCTCTCTGA